The Treponema medium genome has a window encoding:
- the miaA gene encoding tRNA (adenosine(37)-N6)-dimethylallyltransferase MiaA: protein MISTPTIPVAVIFGATACGKTALAAHLFTSPVNSIKAEIISADSVQVYRGMPIGSAQPPQELLDTLPHHLIGICDPSEEFSVADFVRSADALCKDIASRGKLPVVLGGTAFYIKHFMYGMPVTPQADPVLRAQLQERMQRVGAAAMHAELASFDPASAAKIHIHDEYRILRAHEVYCASGRPLSSFELSYRYREGFRFCPICLDRPRDELYRRIEARVDEMFAQGLQQEIAQLVSQGCTAEYPAMKAIGYREFFELSPDAPAAAPLDAVKDLIKRNSKRYAKRQQTFFQSFPNVHRIDMTDPQSEQQVVEILHQGMSQKLVTFSTSPRV from the coding sequence TTGATATCGACACCTACAATTCCGGTCGCGGTTATTTTCGGGGCTACCGCCTGCGGAAAAACCGCGCTTGCCGCTCATCTTTTTACTTCTCCTGTTAACTCCATTAAAGCGGAGATTATATCTGCAGATTCGGTGCAGGTATATCGCGGTATGCCGATCGGTTCGGCTCAACCTCCGCAAGAGCTGCTCGATACGCTCCCCCATCACCTCATCGGGATATGCGACCCTTCCGAAGAATTTTCCGTAGCGGACTTTGTACGCAGCGCGGATGCACTCTGCAAGGATATTGCAAGCCGCGGCAAACTGCCGGTTGTGCTTGGCGGGACGGCGTTTTATATTAAGCATTTTATGTACGGTATGCCGGTTACTCCGCAGGCGGATCCGGTTTTACGTGCACAATTGCAGGAACGGATGCAACGTGTCGGCGCCGCGGCAATGCACGCGGAACTTGCATCTTTTGACCCCGCATCGGCAGCCAAGATCCACATCCATGACGAATACCGTATCCTCCGCGCGCACGAGGTGTATTGCGCATCGGGGCGTCCGCTCAGCTCATTCGAGCTGTCGTACCGTTATCGCGAGGGTTTCCGCTTTTGCCCGATATGTTTAGACCGCCCTCGCGATGAACTGTACCGGCGCATCGAAGCCCGTGTCGATGAGATGTTTGCGCAAGGGTTGCAACAGGAAATTGCACAGCTCGTTTCGCAGGGCTGCACTGCCGAATATCCTGCGATGAAGGCAATCGGGTACCGAGAGTTTTTTGAGCTGTCCCCCGATGCGCCGGCAGCCGCCCCGCTCGATGCGGTGAAAGACCTCATTAAGCGCAACAGCAAACGGTACGCCAAACGGCAGCAAACCTTTTTCCAATCCTTTCCGAATGTTCACCGCATCGACATGACCGACCCGCAAAGCGAACAGCAAGTGGTAGAGATACTGCACCAGGGGATGTCTCAAAAGTTGGTTACTTTTTCGACATCCCCGCGAGTTTAA
- a CDS encoding ribonucleoside-diphosphate reductase subunit alpha, with product MDIIKRNGEKEAYNAEKITLAMQAAFNSVTDAAAQHDANTAVQKDTELSKVDNLAQVLQLMTAEIEADIYELSKNGNAVQVETIQDLVEKTLIEHNYYAAVKSFILYRVEQTKKRDARRAIAAHFSSIEIQPVLTRIQQDFPEEQYSLTLLFHKFESFRKQDMTESELLALLIKAAVELTAQEAPRWEFIAARFLMLDFSEKLKVELAKRNIRSFYEKLTYLEEKELYGAYIRAGYSKKELEKAYSYIDNGKNDLFTYSGLDLLLRRYVISTRGHIPLETPQEMFLGIALHLALHEKKDRMEWVRRFYLMLSSLQVTMATPTLSNARKPYHQLSSCFIDTVPDSLDGIYRSIDNFAKISKFGGGMGLYFGKVRAVGAPIRGFQGAAGGVIRWIKLANDTAVAVDQLGVRQGSVAVYLDVWHKDVPEFLQLRTNNGDDRMKAHDVFPAVCCPDLFWRTVDEDINAPWYLMCPHEVLTVKGYALEDFYGEEWEKRYKDCINDNRISKREIPIKELVRLILKSAVETGTPFIFNRDHANRANPNGHKGMIYSSNLCTEIAQNMSQIETVNTEIQTQDGETVVVTVTKPGNFVVCNLASLVLGNIDTDNETELEGVIEAAVRALDNVIDLNFYPVPYAKITNEQYRAIGLGVSGYHHLLAKKHIAWESEAHLRLADELFEKINYYAVQASMRIAEEKGSYRLFEGSDWQTGAYFEKRGYHSEQWNTLRDAVARHGMRNGYLLAVAPTSSTSIVAGTTAGIDPIMKRYFLEEKKGSLVPRVAPALSLETYWLYKNAHTIDQLWSIRACGLRQRHIDQGQSMNFYITNEYSFRQVLNLYVEAWKNGVKSVYYVRSRSLEVEECESCSS from the coding sequence ATGGATATTATTAAGCGAAACGGAGAAAAGGAAGCCTACAATGCCGAAAAGATTACATTGGCAATGCAGGCGGCGTTTAACAGTGTAACGGATGCAGCGGCGCAGCATGATGCAAATACGGCTGTACAAAAGGATACGGAACTATCAAAGGTTGACAATCTTGCGCAGGTGCTGCAGCTTATGACGGCGGAAATCGAAGCCGATATATATGAACTGAGCAAAAACGGGAATGCGGTACAAGTAGAAACCATTCAAGATCTGGTTGAAAAAACGCTCATCGAACATAATTATTACGCAGCGGTAAAGAGTTTTATCCTTTACCGTGTTGAACAGACAAAAAAACGGGATGCGCGGCGTGCTATTGCGGCTCATTTTTCTTCCATTGAAATTCAACCGGTACTAACCCGTATTCAGCAGGATTTTCCCGAAGAACAGTACAGCTTAACCCTGCTCTTTCATAAGTTTGAATCCTTCCGTAAGCAGGATATGACAGAATCGGAATTACTCGCCTTGCTGATAAAGGCTGCCGTTGAGCTCACTGCGCAGGAAGCTCCCCGTTGGGAGTTTATTGCTGCCCGCTTTTTGATGCTTGATTTTTCCGAAAAGCTGAAAGTCGAACTTGCCAAGCGGAACATCCGGTCGTTCTACGAAAAGCTCACCTATCTGGAAGAAAAAGAGCTCTACGGAGCTTATATCCGTGCAGGGTATTCAAAAAAAGAGCTGGAAAAAGCCTATTCATATATCGATAACGGTAAAAACGACCTTTTTACCTACAGCGGTTTGGATTTGCTTTTGCGCCGGTATGTTATTTCCACACGGGGGCACATTCCGCTTGAAACACCGCAGGAGATGTTTTTAGGTATCGCTTTACACCTTGCGTTGCATGAAAAAAAAGACCGGATGGAGTGGGTGCGCCGCTTTTACCTCATGCTGAGCAGCTTGCAGGTTACCATGGCGACGCCGACCCTTTCCAATGCCCGTAAGCCCTATCATCAGCTTTCGTCTTGCTTTATCGATACCGTTCCCGACTCCCTCGACGGGATTTACCGCAGCATCGATAACTTCGCAAAGATTTCCAAATTCGGCGGCGGTATGGGGCTGTACTTCGGCAAGGTGCGGGCAGTCGGCGCACCCATCCGCGGCTTTCAAGGGGCGGCAGGCGGGGTCATCCGCTGGATAAAGCTTGCAAACGATACCGCCGTTGCCGTCGATCAGCTGGGGGTGCGGCAGGGTTCGGTAGCCGTGTACTTGGACGTATGGCACAAGGACGTGCCGGAGTTTTTGCAGCTCCGTACCAATAACGGCGACGACCGTATGAAAGCGCACGATGTGTTCCCTGCGGTATGCTGCCCCGACCTCTTCTGGCGCACCGTCGATGAGGACATCAATGCCCCGTGGTACCTGATGTGCCCGCACGAAGTCCTCACGGTAAAAGGCTACGCGCTGGAAGACTTTTACGGTGAAGAATGGGAAAAACGCTACAAAGATTGCATCAACGATAACCGGATTTCCAAACGGGAAATCCCGATAAAAGAGCTGGTGCGCCTCATCCTGAAATCAGCGGTAGAAACCGGTACGCCGTTCATCTTTAACCGCGACCATGCAAACCGCGCTAACCCCAACGGGCATAAGGGCATGATCTATAGCTCAAACCTCTGTACCGAAATTGCACAGAATATGAGCCAGATCGAGACGGTAAACACCGAAATCCAAACACAGGATGGAGAAACCGTGGTTGTAACCGTTACAAAGCCCGGTAATTTCGTCGTCTGTAATCTCGCGTCGCTGGTTCTCGGTAATATCGACACCGATAACGAAACCGAGCTGGAAGGTGTCATAGAAGCGGCGGTACGTGCTTTAGACAATGTAATCGACCTCAATTTTTATCCCGTACCATACGCGAAGATCACCAACGAGCAGTACCGCGCCATCGGCTTAGGTGTTTCGGGCTATCATCATTTACTGGCGAAAAAACACATTGCATGGGAAAGCGAGGCGCATCTCCGCCTTGCCGATGAGTTGTTTGAAAAAATCAATTACTATGCAGTGCAGGCGAGTATGCGGATTGCTGAAGAGAAAGGTTCGTACCGCCTCTTTGAAGGCAGCGATTGGCAAACCGGTGCGTATTTTGAAAAACGCGGCTATCATTCCGAACAATGGAACACGCTGCGGGACGCAGTTGCCCGACACGGTATGCGGAACGGCTATCTGTTAGCGGTGGCTCCGACCAGTTCAACCTCGATTGTCGCAGGCACCACCGCCGGCATCGATCCCATTATGAAGCGCTATTTTTTGGAGGAAAAGAAAGGCTCGTTGGTACCCCGTGTTGCTCCAGCCCTCTCGCTCGAAACCTATTGGCTATATAAAAACGCCCACACCATTGATCAGCTCTGGAGCATCCGCGCCTGCGGTCTCCGCCAGCGTCATATCGATCAGGGGCAATCCATGAATTTTTACATTACCAACGAGTACAGTTTCCGGCAGGTGCTCAACTTGTATGTTGAAGCATGGAAAAACGGCGTAAAATCCGTCTATTATGTCCGCAGCCGCTCCCTCGAAGTAGAAGAATGCGAAAGCTGCAGCTCGTAG
- a CDS encoding peptidyl-prolyl cis-trans isomerase produces MAGFKKNTLAIGSIIILVFSVIAFVFVPAVGGQWGSNTKTTLGKWKNKRLDYTADGLFLREYRQLHRSAELRGYLRNDNNNKAQQEFIERQIMRTAFNASMIQLAAKEEALNAGFYLPNKNINKALISYYTDSTGAYSEKLYTQTSEQQRLAYRREVIDYLTAQRYIEDNFGTYNNIFGLKTSSAETAFVQKMAEKERIFKYVVFEESQFPQDKIRAYGEEHADLFAEHSLLMLTFNSQEDANKIAQALQKGEITFEDAVVTNSTKLGTDSSGKLLSPYRTTVNRTFPESKDLDTVLKLGVDEISSVVKTSSGYAIVKCTAPVTPADFTLAETQDRVLSYMKSNERGIIEDYLEQKAKTFIEAAKIGGFAHEASVNDLVVQTSNPISLNYGNAAILPQISYQSDTFFTAGIRNETFFKKAFALKEGGISEPILLGSNVLVLQLDEEKAVSEETQNNIATSYRQFASIWYYEYPLAMLAYQQLSWGQQTFIDFVLNSKNFTDNFNTVFN; encoded by the coding sequence ATGGCGGGCTTTAAAAAGAATACTTTAGCAATTGGAAGTATTATTATTCTGGTGTTCTCGGTAATTGCGTTTGTTTTTGTTCCGGCAGTAGGCGGACAATGGGGCAGCAATACAAAAACAACGCTCGGTAAATGGAAAAACAAGCGGCTTGACTATACAGCCGACGGGCTTTTTTTACGGGAATACCGGCAGCTTCATCGCTCTGCCGAACTACGCGGATATCTGAGAAATGACAATAATAATAAGGCGCAGCAGGAATTTATAGAACGGCAGATTATGCGCACAGCATTCAATGCTTCGATGATTCAGCTTGCTGCGAAGGAAGAAGCCCTGAACGCCGGTTTTTATCTACCCAATAAAAATATCAACAAGGCGCTCATTTCCTATTATACCGACTCGACGGGTGCTTATTCTGAAAAATTATACACCCAGACATCGGAACAGCAGCGGCTTGCCTATAGACGGGAAGTAATCGATTATCTTACCGCGCAGCGGTACATCGAAGATAACTTCGGTACATATAATAATATATTCGGGTTAAAAACCAGTTCGGCAGAAACCGCTTTTGTGCAGAAAATGGCAGAAAAAGAGCGTATCTTTAAGTATGTCGTATTTGAAGAAAGCCAATTTCCGCAGGATAAAATTCGTGCTTATGGGGAAGAACACGCGGATTTGTTTGCAGAACATAGCTTACTGATGTTGACGTTTAACTCACAAGAGGATGCGAATAAAATCGCTCAAGCACTCCAAAAAGGAGAGATCACGTTTGAAGATGCCGTTGTAACAAATTCTACCAAACTGGGTACCGATTCTAGCGGCAAACTGTTATCTCCGTACCGTACAACGGTAAACCGGACATTCCCCGAATCAAAGGATCTTGATACCGTACTCAAGCTCGGTGTCGATGAGATCAGTTCCGTTGTTAAAACTTCTTCGGGATATGCAATTGTAAAATGCACCGCTCCGGTTACACCTGCCGATTTTACACTGGCCGAAACCCAAGACCGCGTACTTTCATATATGAAATCGAATGAACGGGGTATTATCGAAGATTACCTTGAACAAAAGGCAAAAACCTTTATCGAAGCGGCAAAAATCGGCGGATTCGCACATGAAGCCTCCGTAAACGATTTGGTTGTGCAGACAAGCAACCCAATATCACTGAACTACGGTAATGCGGCTATTTTACCGCAAATTTCTTATCAGTCGGATACTTTCTTTACAGCCGGTATACGGAATGAAACTTTCTTTAAAAAAGCATTTGCACTCAAAGAAGGAGGAATTTCAGAACCGATTTTGCTGGGATCAAACGTGCTGGTATTGCAGCTTGATGAAGAGAAAGCGGTTTCGGAAGAAACGCAAAACAATATCGCAACCTCATACCGGCAATTTGCATCGATTTGGTATTACGAATATCCGCTTGCTATGCTTGCCTATCAGCAGCTTTCATGGGGACAGCAGACATTCATTGATTTTGTCTTGAACAGCAAAAACTTTACCGACAATTTTAATACGGTATTCAACTAA
- a CDS encoding MFS transporter, protein MNKKNIADSADVPITEVCLADVRLPVRKKIGFGIADIGGNLFFTAMGFWTLTYLTDTVYLAPALAGIAIMVAKIWDAVTDPIVGFLSDNTRSRFGRRRPYLLFGALPFGLSLWLFFTKPSFTGQTALFWWALLMLCLVNTTMTLVNIPYSALTPELTSDYNEQTSLNAYRFLCAGIGTIMGAVIVVPIVNMFPSKALGFSVAGAAIGGIIIIATLITFFSVRESAAPPKNGKKKTGAFFSAYRSVFKNSAYTVLLAVFVLHITALNFLQGMVVYYLKYIYQAESFSSTIMGLLLITAIISIPVAAKCSNVLGKNVSYRIGLAVLCISTMVIFFIGHRIGLIGLALLFVCAGVGVGFAFATPWAMLPDAIAWQPDTVHNEGCYYGVWTFASKLGQAVSTGVSGLILSAAGYRADILQSSDTIFAIRLIAGPIAAATCLLGFILIRFYPIDKK, encoded by the coding sequence ATGAATAAAAAAAACATTGCCGATAGTGCAGATGTCCCGATAACCGAAGTATGCTTAGCCGATGTACGGTTGCCGGTACGAAAAAAAATCGGTTTTGGCATTGCCGACATCGGTGGAAATCTGTTTTTTACGGCGATGGGATTTTGGACGCTGACCTATCTTACCGATACGGTGTATCTGGCGCCCGCTCTTGCCGGCATCGCCATTATGGTGGCGAAAATATGGGATGCGGTTACCGACCCCATTGTCGGCTTTCTTTCCGATAACACTCGTTCCCGATTCGGTAGGCGCCGTCCGTATCTCTTGTTCGGAGCGCTTCCGTTCGGTCTTTCGCTTTGGCTGTTTTTTACCAAGCCTTCGTTTACCGGTCAAACGGCGCTGTTTTGGTGGGCATTGTTGATGCTTTGTTTGGTAAATACGACGATGACCCTCGTGAATATTCCGTATTCTGCTTTAACCCCCGAATTAACCTCGGATTATAACGAACAAACCTCGTTAAATGCCTACCGTTTTTTGTGCGCCGGAATCGGTACGATAATGGGCGCCGTTATTGTGGTGCCGATTGTCAATATGTTTCCGTCTAAAGCCTTAGGCTTCTCGGTTGCAGGGGCAGCTATCGGCGGTATTATCATAATAGCAACGCTTATCACCTTTTTTTCAGTGCGAGAGTCTGCTGCACCGCCTAAAAACGGTAAGAAAAAAACAGGAGCGTTCTTTTCCGCCTACCGCTCGGTATTTAAAAATTCCGCGTACACAGTGTTGCTGGCAGTTTTTGTGCTGCATATTACTGCGCTCAATTTTTTGCAGGGAATGGTTGTGTATTACCTAAAATACATTTACCAAGCGGAATCATTTTCAAGTACGATTATGGGGCTATTGCTGATAACCGCTATTATTTCGATTCCTGTTGCGGCAAAATGCTCAAATGTGCTGGGGAAAAATGTTTCCTACCGCATAGGACTTGCCGTATTGTGTATTTCTACGATGGTAATCTTTTTTATAGGACACCGTATCGGATTAATCGGTCTTGCTTTGTTGTTCGTATGTGCAGGAGTTGGGGTTGGTTTTGCTTTTGCGACACCTTGGGCAATGTTGCCTGATGCGATTGCGTGGCAACCTGATACGGTACACAACGAGGGCTGTTATTACGGAGTGTGGACATTTGCCAGTAAACTCGGGCAGGCTGTTTCGACCGGTGTTTCAGGTTTAATCCTCAGCGCTGCGGGATATCGCGCCGATATACTCCAGTCCTCCGATACGATATTTGCTATCAGACTTATTGCAGGGCCGATCGCGGCGGCAACATGCTTATTGGGATTTATACTTATCCGTTTTTACCCCATCGATAAAAAATAA
- a CDS encoding TIGR00282 family metallophosphoesterase, with protein MRIFYIAEITGKAGVWAVKKNIAEIKRRYQPDFIIANAGMATGAGGLGKQHAGYLRKMGIDCITGGDYIFQKKDLVENLPQMPFVLRPCNLPKHSLGAGYRYFTTRNGEKLAVVSILGRVGRHRLLADNPFTLMQALLPKIERETPFIVADFSSTATAEKQTMAFFLAGRISVLIGSGTGAATADERLMSAECDLSGAGSADAHIDMQTATVETGCEQHNRKTAYITDAGRTGSFDSVGGHAPSGKIREYRTGLFEYPQETWQRVCIQGLDIELDGAGGALSIERVRIEMPTAAMPLSS; from the coding sequence GTGAGAATTTTTTATATCGCCGAAATTACCGGTAAGGCAGGTGTATGGGCGGTTAAAAAAAACATTGCGGAAATTAAGCGCCGCTATCAGCCTGATTTTATTATTGCAAATGCTGGTATGGCGACAGGCGCAGGCGGGCTTGGCAAACAACATGCCGGTTATTTGAGAAAGATGGGGATCGATTGCATCACCGGCGGGGATTATATCTTTCAAAAGAAAGATTTAGTCGAAAATCTCCCACAGATGCCTTTTGTACTGCGTCCTTGCAATCTACCCAAGCATAGTTTAGGAGCCGGTTACCGCTATTTTACAACCCGAAATGGGGAAAAACTTGCGGTCGTTTCGATTTTGGGGCGGGTAGGGCGCCACCGGCTTTTAGCGGATAATCCGTTTACGTTGATGCAGGCGCTGCTTCCGAAAATAGAAAGAGAAACGCCGTTTATCGTGGCGGATTTTTCTTCAACCGCAACAGCCGAAAAACAGACTATGGCGTTCTTTCTTGCAGGGCGGATCTCCGTGTTGATTGGGTCAGGTACGGGCGCCGCCACAGCCGACGAGCGGCTGATGTCCGCCGAGTGTGATTTATCTGGTGCCGGTTCCGCTGATGCGCATATCGATATGCAGACTGCAACTGTAGAAACAGGCTGCGAACAGCATAACAGAAAAACCGCCTATATCACGGATGCGGGACGAACCGGCAGCTTTGACTCTGTCGGCGGACATGCCCCGTCCGGCAAGATACGGGAATACCGCACCGGTCTTTTTGAGTACCCGCAAGAAACATGGCAACGGGTCTGTATACAGGGGCTGGATATTGAGCTGGACGGGGCGGGCGGCGCCCTGTCGATAGAACGGGTTCGTATCGAAATGCCTACCGCTGCGATGCCGCTGTCATCATAA
- a CDS encoding type II toxin-antitoxin system Phd/YefM family antitoxin yields MNAINITKARANLFKIIAEVNAHSEPVILTNTKGKNAVLISEDDWNALQETIYLNSIPGMAASLQKGMETPLEECIAEKDVLW; encoded by the coding sequence ATGAATGCAATCAATATAACAAAGGCACGGGCAAATCTATTCAAAATTATAGCAGAGGTAAATGCGCACTCCGAGCCGGTGATTTTGACAAATACGAAAGGCAAAAATGCTGTTTTGATTAGTGAAGATGATTGGAATGCACTACAAGAAACCATCTATTTAAATTCCATTCCCGGAATGGCTGCTTCGTTGCAAAAAGGAATGGAAACCCCGCTGGAAGAATGTATCGCAGAAAAAGATGTTTTGTGGTAA
- a CDS encoding tetratricopeptide repeat protein, with protein MQETADFFNDSAVMLAAEGCHSEAIACLRRGLQLEPYSSLMWFNLGLSYYALDDKDNSRYALYEAARCNPFDADIWDTLGVVLHETGEMEASRLAYTKALELETENGRIWNNYGTLLFNEENYEQARRAFESALTLAPDSEDTLFNLRDTYTMLGNKKLAKKCTKIIDRLALKNPNTLVQKRNEL; from the coding sequence ATGCAAGAAACAGCCGATTTTTTTAACGACAGTGCAGTGATGCTTGCCGCCGAGGGATGCCATAGCGAAGCGATAGCATGTCTTCGCCGCGGTTTACAGCTTGAACCGTACAGCAGCTTAATGTGGTTTAATTTGGGGCTCAGCTACTATGCGCTTGATGATAAAGATAACTCCCGTTATGCACTCTACGAGGCAGCGCGTTGCAACCCCTTTGATGCCGACATTTGGGATACGCTCGGTGTCGTTCTCCATGAAACCGGCGAAATGGAGGCTTCACGGCTTGCATATACGAAAGCGCTTGAGCTGGAAACCGAAAACGGCCGTATATGGAATAACTACGGTACGCTTCTTTTTAATGAAGAAAACTATGAACAAGCCCGTCGCGCCTTTGAATCAGCCTTGACGCTCGCTCCCGATTCCGAGGATACGCTTTTTAATTTACGCGATACCTATACGATGCTGGGAAACAAAAAGCTTGCAAAAAAATGCACTAAAATAATCGATAGACTGGCATTAAAAAATCCGAATACGCTGGTACAAAAGCGGAACGAGCTGTGA
- a CDS encoding DNA-directed RNA polymerase subunit omega: MIFPLKELIEFKGNIYEITCAATRRAFQLVTIQDPILEENNDKVVCTAAAQVFTGAIDYKIDYRPDHS, translated from the coding sequence ATGATTTTTCCGTTAAAAGAATTGATTGAATTCAAAGGCAATATTTACGAAATTACCTGCGCTGCAACACGACGTGCTTTTCAGCTGGTAACTATTCAAGATCCGATACTTGAAGAAAACAACGATAAGGTTGTGTGTACTGCGGCGGCTCAAGTGTTTACCGGCGCTATCGACTATAAAATAGACTATCGCCCCGATCATTCCTAA
- a CDS encoding SoxR reducing system RseC family protein: MPITKRNGMQIATIEYDTPEADLCSIKSTDSRSGCASCGGGCHACGGGSKDGLLVVQGNIVDALNVSGKDLWIGNKVGVFISEKAARFQGLCAVGIPLVLSMLFFTVIFLQTHNESLALAGIAAGLAVGAAIAFGISRILKERALPQIVIVYE; the protein is encoded by the coding sequence ATGCCGATAACGAAACGGAACGGCATGCAGATTGCGACTATTGAATACGATACGCCCGAAGCAGATCTTTGTTCCATTAAATCTACCGATAGCCGCAGCGGATGCGCGTCATGCGGCGGCGGTTGTCATGCTTGTGGCGGAGGCAGTAAAGACGGTTTGTTGGTTGTACAGGGCAACATCGTCGATGCGCTGAACGTTTCGGGAAAAGATTTATGGATTGGGAACAAGGTTGGCGTCTTTATTTCCGAGAAGGCCGCCCGCTTTCAGGGACTGTGCGCAGTCGGTATTCCGCTCGTGCTTTCGATGCTTTTCTTTACGGTAATCTTTTTGCAAACGCATAACGAATCGCTGGCTTTAGCCGGTATCGCTGCCGGTCTTGCCGTAGGGGCAGCTATCGCTTTTGGCATAAGCCGTATCTTAAAAGAGCGGGCGCTTCCGCAGATTGTTATCGTTTATGAGTAA
- a CDS encoding Txe/YoeB family addiction module toxin — protein MYHIVYDKQAVKDIKNLKSARLDIKAKRLIEIVRSNPFANPPPYEALIGNLAGLYSRRITIKHRFVYQVFPGKITVDDNEYDGTVKIIRMWTHYDDIS, from the coding sequence ATGTATCATATAGTATACGATAAGCAAGCTGTCAAAGACATAAAAAATTTAAAATCGGCTCGGCTGGATATAAAAGCAAAAAGACTGATAGAAATTGTCAGAAGCAATCCGTTTGCAAATCCTCCACCTTATGAAGCGCTTATCGGGAATCTTGCGGGACTGTATTCACGGAGAATTACTATTAAACATAGATTTGTGTATCAGGTCTTTCCCGGCAAGATTACGGTAGACGATAACGAATATGACGGAACTGTGAAAATTATCAGGATGTGGACACATTATGATGATATATCATGA